The following proteins are encoded in a genomic region of Candidatus Delongbacteria bacterium:
- a CDS encoding phosphoribosylaminoimidazolesuccinocarboxamide synthase produces the protein MVEIKREFDIKELKHFSTGKVREIYEIDDDKLLIITTDRISAFDVIMNDPIPKKGEILTQIANFWFEKFGHVVKNHIISTEPEKDYPILAPYSDKLKGRSIVVTKCKALPVEAIVRGYLAGSGLKEYRKTQTVCGIPLPEGLVNSSKLPEPIFTPSTKAEQGLHDENISFEKMVEIVGKELAEKVRDVSIQLYKEASSYALSKGIIIADTKFEFGLLNDELILIDEVLTPDSSRFWPLDKYEEGKSQTSFDKQYLRDYLEELNDKGEWNMDYPAPELPKIVLDVTSDKYNEVLTRLKG, from the coding sequence ATGGTGGAAATTAAAAGAGAGTTCGATATAAAAGAGCTAAAACATTTCAGTACCGGTAAAGTCCGTGAGATTTATGAAATTGATGATGATAAGCTACTTATTATCACCACTGATAGAATCTCTGCTTTCGATGTGATCATGAATGATCCTATTCCTAAGAAAGGTGAGATATTAACTCAAATTGCAAATTTCTGGTTTGAAAAGTTTGGTCATGTTGTAAAAAACCACATTATTTCTACAGAACCTGAAAAAGATTATCCTATACTTGCTCCTTACTCTGACAAGTTAAAAGGAAGATCAATAGTTGTTACTAAATGCAAAGCTCTTCCAGTTGAAGCGATTGTAAGAGGTTATCTTGCTGGATCTGGTTTAAAAGAGTATAGAAAAACTCAAACAGTTTGTGGAATTCCCCTTCCTGAAGGTCTTGTAAATTCTTCAAAACTTCCGGAACCTATTTTTACACCTTCCACAAAAGCTGAGCAGGGTTTACATGATGAAAATATCTCATTTGAGAAGATGGTCGAGATTGTAGGAAAGGAACTTGCTGAGAAAGTAAGAGATGTAAGTATACAACTTTACAAGGAAGCTAGTTCATACGCTCTATCGAAAGGAATTATTATTGCTGATACAAAATTTGAGTTTGGACTTTTAAATGATGAGCTGATTTTGATTGATGAAGTTTTGACTCCTGATTCTTCAAGATTCTGGCCACTGGATAAATATGAAGAAGGTAAAAGTCAAACAAGTTTTGATAAGCAATATCTGAGAGACTATTTAGAAGAACTAAATGATAAAGGCGAGTGGAACATGGATTATCCAGCACCAGAGCTTCCTAAGATAGTTCTGGATGTTACTAGTGATAAATACAATGAAGTTCTTACTAGGCTAAAAGGTTAA
- a CDS encoding STAS domain-containing protein, whose amino-acid sequence MEFNIKKEDGIVTVNINGNLVGNNNNELNSELQKLIEEDSIKIILNLKNVAQLDSYALGVLASSGSEIQNKGGDLKFAELQPFVSTLFKMMRMNDLFDIYETYEEALSAIKK is encoded by the coding sequence ATGGAATTCAATATAAAAAAAGAAGATGGTATTGTGACAGTAAATATCAATGGTAATTTGGTAGGTAATAATAATAATGAACTGAATTCAGAATTGCAGAAACTAATCGAAGAAGATTCAATTAAAATTATATTAAACTTAAAAAATGTAGCTCAGTTGGACAGCTATGCTTTAGGTGTGCTAGCTTCCAGTGGAAGTGAGATTCAGAATAAGGGCGGAGATCTTAAATTCGCAGAACTTCAACCGTTTGTTTCAACTCTTTTCAAAATGATGAGGATGAATGATCTTTTTGATATTTATGAGACTTACGAAGAAGCACTTTCGGCGATAAAAAAATGA